In Cryptomeria japonica chromosome 10, Sugi_1.0, whole genome shotgun sequence, a genomic segment contains:
- the LOC131046623 gene encoding UDP-glycosyltransferase 72B1 — protein sequence MGMGHFLPLAEFAKRLCTFDGFSITFIISKWMWGSQQPTLVQRLASSALDIHFTEIPDVTVDEDEQHMRGETILSKYVLKAKPHIQELLQSLHSSSPISAFITDFFCTDLLDVSARLNMPSYLFYPTSASFVCFMFHLPKLVSEIEVWFKEADFDVEIAGLPLISATDLPTAVQDRSNSAFYWFVHHASHFKEASGILINTFAELEEEAIKALSAAANPSIYPIGPLIFPVSDAPDESRCLEWLAEQPPSSVLFVSFGSLAVLSSDQITDLAIGLEASGHRFLWVLRAYKSGGSSSLENDISKLLPEGFEIRTRDRGLVLLNWAPQVRILSHPSTGGFLSHCGWNSTLESVWHGIPMIAWPQAAEQRMNKVILVKQIQGGIELRIESNGFVRREEVERAVRELMEGEEGSKARQKMKELKDKAKIALMEGGSTMKATADAATHLSHKPGLTP from the coding sequence ATGGGAATGGGCCATTTCCTCCCACTAGCAGAGTTTGCAAAGAGGCTTTGCACGTTTGATGGCTTCTCCATCACCTTCATTATTAGCAAGTGGATGTGGGGATCTCAGCAACCCACACTGGTACAACGATTGGCCTCTTCCGCTCTGGACATCCACTTTACAGAAATCCCTGACGTTACTGTAGATGAAGATGAGCAACACATGAGAGGTGAAACAATCCTTTCAAAGTACGTTCTGAAAGCAAAGCCACACATCCAAGAGCTTCTACAATCGTTGCATTCGTCTTCGCCCATCTCTGCCTTCATTACAGATTTTTTCTGTACCGACCTGCTCGACGTTAGCGCCAGGCTTAACATGCCTTCTTATTTATTTTATCCAACTTCTGCTTCTTTCGTTTGCTTTATGTTTCATCTTCCAAAGCTCGTCTCTGAGATTGAGGTTTGGTTCAAGGAGGCTGATTTTGATGTGGAGATTGCGGGGCTTCCGCTGATTTCGGCCACGGATCTGCCGACTGCCGTCCAGGACAGGTCGAATTCTGCGTTTTATTGGTTTGTTCACCATGCCTCCCACTTCAAGGAAGCATCAGGGATTCTCATTAACACTTTTGCTGAGCTGGAGGAAGAAGCCATCAAAGCCCTTAGCGCGGCAGCAAATCCGTCTATCTATCCAATAGGTCCCTTGATTTTTCCAGTTTCTGATGCTCCGGACGAGTCAAGGTGCTTGGAATGGCTAGCTGAGCAACCTCCGTCGTCCGTTCTGTTTGTGTCCTTCGGAAGTCTAGCCGTTTTGTCGAGCGACCAAATTACAGATCTGGCGATTGGACTCGAAGCCAGCGGCCACCGGTTCCTCTGGGTTCTACGCGCGTACAAGTCTGGGGGCTCTTCTTCTCTGGAAAATGACATTTCTAAGCTTTTACCAGAGGGTTTTGAGATTCGAACCAGGGACCGCGGGCTGGTGCTTCTTAACTGGGCTCCTCAAGTACGGATTCTTTCGCACCCGTCTACAGGAGGCTTCCTTTCACATTGTGGATGGAATTCTACGCTGGAGAGCGTCTGGCATGGAATTCCCATGATCGCTTGGCCTCAGGCTGCCGAACAGAGGATGAACAAGGTCATATTGGTGAAGCAGATTCAGGGAGGCATAGAATTGAGGATAGAAAGCAATGGATTTGTGAGGAGAGAAGAAGTGGAAAGAGCAGTGAGGGAATTGATGGAAGGAGAGGAAGGATCAAAGGCTAGGCAgaaaatgaaagaactgaaggacAAGGCCAAGATTGCTTTGATGGAAGGAGGGAGTACAATGAAGGCCACAGCCGATGCAGCCACGCATTTATCACACAAGCCAGGCTTGACTCCTTAG
- the LOC131046601 gene encoding UDP-glycosyltransferase 72B1-like has translation MGHFLPLAEFVKRLSKFHGFSITFIISKWIWTSQQPAVFQRLAFSALDIHFTEIPHITEYEDEQNMKLATRILKFMLKAKPHIENVLQSLCSSAPVSAFITDLFCTELFDVTAKLKMPSYMFVSSSDSFVCFMLHFPKLVSEI, from the coding sequence ATGGGGCATTTCCTTCCCTTGGCCGAGTTTGTAAAGAGGCTATCTAAATTTCATGGCTTCTCCATCACTTTCATCATCAGCAAGTGGATCTGGACATCTCAGCAACCCGCAGTTTTTCAACGATTGGCCTTCTCTGCTCTGGACATACACTTTACAGAGATTCCTCACATTACTGAGTATGAAGATGAGCAAAACATGAAACTTGCAACACGCATTTTGAAGTTCATGCTGAAAGCGAAGCCACACATTGAAAATGTCCTGCAATCGTTGTGTTCATCTGCGCCCGTCTCTGCTTTTATTACAGACCTCTTCTGTACAGAACTGTTTGACGTTACCGCCAAGCTGAAGATGCCAAGTTATATGTTCGTGTCGTCCTCTGATTCTTTTGTTTGCTTCATGTTACATTTTCCAAAGCTCGTTTCGGAGATTTAA